Proteins from a genomic interval of Mycolicibacterium madagascariense:
- a CDS encoding serine/threonine-protein kinase, translated as MGAAASATACRRPPVTVMDTETASDTPGRTERSAAPPVGDAVSVFEVGNLVGGYRIERLVATGATGTVYVAKNPTLPRRDALKVLNPDLSRDPAFRERFVREADIASLLNHPNIVSIHNRGEADNGQLWIAMHYVEGTDAEAALQAGTMTMPRALRIVGEVAKALDYAHQRDVVHHDVKPANILLAPGPFNEEQVLLSDFGVARAAGAAEDSDDATLAVTLAYAAPEVITGGAVDGRADIYSLACTLFRLLTGKQPFYNAEGTTALALAHLRQPPPRTSEHLPAASPQLDAVMARALAKNPADRYGSAREFVAAASAAATLTPRRAPTVPPVPGTPPRTPGFRKSFDDPISVTPTLRRRTPAKPVLILWAVFAVVALTAGALWFKLIAGWSDSPTDTSTSTSTTAVTSPAALQLDRLLPSGYPAGTCDPAPVDGGAAAAVACGPNVDLGGPTSSTYTLSRDLPALRASFTDAMNRSIARICPPNIQSPGPWRRNDSPDVVRGTVFCGLQGGQPVVVWTNDDKLLLSVVRAAQPAATLEGLYTWWSSHS; from the coding sequence GTGGGCGCGGCTGCGAGCGCTACTGCATGTCGGCGACCGCCGGTAACAGTCATGGACACCGAGACAGCATCGGACACGCCCGGACGCACCGAGCGGTCCGCCGCCCCGCCGGTAGGCGATGCTGTGTCTGTGTTCGAGGTGGGCAACCTGGTGGGGGGATATCGAATCGAGCGGCTGGTGGCCACCGGTGCCACCGGCACCGTCTACGTGGCCAAGAATCCCACCCTGCCGCGCCGCGACGCCCTCAAAGTGCTCAACCCCGACCTGTCCCGCGACCCGGCATTTCGGGAGCGGTTCGTACGCGAAGCCGACATCGCCTCACTGCTGAACCACCCGAACATCGTCTCCATCCACAACCGCGGCGAAGCCGACAACGGCCAGCTCTGGATCGCCATGCACTACGTCGAGGGCACCGACGCCGAGGCCGCACTGCAAGCGGGCACCATGACCATGCCACGAGCGCTGCGCATCGTCGGTGAGGTCGCCAAGGCCCTGGATTACGCCCACCAGCGCGACGTCGTCCACCACGACGTCAAGCCCGCCAACATCCTGTTGGCGCCCGGACCTTTCAATGAGGAGCAGGTACTGCTCAGCGACTTCGGGGTGGCCAGGGCAGCCGGCGCAGCAGAAGACTCCGACGACGCGACACTGGCGGTCACCCTTGCCTACGCCGCCCCGGAAGTGATCACCGGCGGCGCCGTCGATGGCCGCGCCGACATTTACTCCCTGGCGTGCACGCTGTTTCGATTGCTCACCGGTAAGCAGCCGTTCTACAACGCCGAGGGGACGACCGCTCTCGCGTTAGCCCATCTGCGTCAGCCGCCGCCGCGGACCTCCGAGCACCTGCCTGCGGCCAGCCCGCAACTGGACGCGGTGATGGCCCGAGCGTTGGCCAAAAACCCGGCCGACCGATACGGCTCGGCGCGTGAATTCGTCGCCGCGGCCTCAGCCGCGGCGACGCTCACGCCGCGCCGCGCGCCCACAGTCCCACCGGTGCCCGGAACCCCGCCGCGCACGCCAGGGTTCCGCAAGAGTTTCGATGACCCGATCAGCGTGACGCCAACGCTGCGGCGGCGCACACCGGCGAAGCCGGTGCTCATCCTCTGGGCGGTATTCGCCGTCGTAGCGCTAACCGCCGGTGCCCTCTGGTTCAAACTCATTGCTGGATGGTCGGATTCGCCGACCGACACATCGACATCGACATCCACGACGGCGGTGACGAGCCCCGCCGCTCTCCAGCTCGACCGGTTACTGCCCTCGGGTTACCCCGCAGGGACTTGCGACCCCGCGCCGGTCGACGGAGGTGCGGCGGCCGCAGTCGCGTGCGGCCCCAACGTCGACCTCGGCGGCCCTACGTCGTCGACATACACGCTCAGCAGGGATCTGCCGGCACTCCGCGCGTCGTTCACCGACGCCATGAATCGCTCCATCGCTCGGATCTGCCCGCCGAACATTCAGTCACCGGGGCCGTGGCGTCGCAATGACAGCCCGGACGTTGTACGGGGGACCGTCTTCTGCGGGCTGCAGGGCGGCCAACCCGTCGTGGTGTGGACCAACGACGACAAGCTGCTGCTCAGCGTCGTTCGGGCCGCGCAGCCCGCCGCCACGCTGGAAGGCCTGTACACGTGGTGGTCGTCGCATTCCTAG
- a CDS encoding AAA family ATPase, with product MSTARDYLDAGFDALGLLGNPADPNTARERFRRAVSMDPGMCDAWLGLIATGDHSSETLRHAHDTSATLHRETRRLGLQDTALEASVPSPGFIEVFPYTPASITLAYIAALLSQQDYDAAEKLLESFDTAREPMQSPIWRCLGATLHYVTQRWTDVLDWAARPVSGTLRVVDAATDLMAGIAHVGLGEFDAGLVLLKGVPSDQVSPHAAAIAALYRGYALRWLGRENDARAEFGMAAVGGRMLPDASSALADTTFGPKTTTAEAIAARTSRWDPQSGPSTEELRQAEQAQAAATVLEEAERDLQSFIGLGGVKAHVNKLKNVQNYDRAMAARGEGVGQRNALHLTLVGPPGTAKTSIARVMGKMYFGLGILTSPEFIEVSRKDLVGGVIGETEAKTGATLDRARGRILFVDEAPELYKEDNERDFGRIALDVIMKFAEDHRDDTMVALAGYASDMNRLLSANPGLRSRFPTQLEFSSYSANELSQIAALFADNYRVLVAPEAVDTFNRYTTWLTSTLSNNPKNPTELLIDIAGNGRYVRNVMSEAVEKMKARVVADASIDLATADLNVLRTVVASDMADAVGTVLNAAGIPTGGQG from the coding sequence ATGAGCACTGCGCGCGACTACCTCGACGCCGGATTCGACGCCTTGGGCCTGCTCGGCAACCCGGCTGACCCGAACACCGCGCGGGAGCGGTTCCGCCGGGCGGTCAGCATGGACCCCGGCATGTGCGACGCGTGGCTGGGACTGATCGCCACGGGTGATCACTCCAGCGAGACGCTGCGTCACGCCCACGACACCAGCGCGACGCTGCACCGCGAGACGCGTCGCCTGGGCCTGCAGGACACTGCCTTGGAGGCCTCGGTGCCCTCGCCGGGCTTTATCGAGGTGTTCCCCTACACTCCGGCGTCGATCACGTTGGCGTACATCGCGGCACTGCTGAGCCAACAGGACTACGACGCCGCCGAGAAGCTGCTCGAATCCTTCGACACGGCGCGCGAGCCCATGCAGTCGCCCATTTGGCGTTGCCTGGGCGCCACCCTGCATTACGTCACTCAACGCTGGACCGACGTGCTGGACTGGGCCGCTCGTCCCGTCAGCGGGACCTTGCGGGTCGTGGATGCCGCGACCGACCTGATGGCCGGGATCGCCCATGTGGGTCTCGGTGAGTTCGATGCCGGGCTGGTCCTGCTCAAGGGTGTGCCCTCAGATCAGGTGAGCCCCCACGCCGCTGCCATCGCGGCGCTGTACCGGGGATACGCCCTGCGTTGGCTCGGCCGCGAGAACGACGCGCGTGCCGAGTTCGGCATGGCCGCTGTCGGCGGCCGCATGCTGCCCGACGCGTCCTCGGCTCTCGCCGACACCACGTTCGGACCCAAGACCACTACCGCCGAGGCCATTGCCGCGCGCACCAGCCGCTGGGACCCGCAGTCCGGTCCGAGCACCGAGGAGCTGCGGCAAGCCGAACAAGCCCAGGCCGCCGCCACCGTCCTCGAGGAGGCCGAGCGCGACCTACAATCCTTCATCGGGCTGGGCGGGGTGAAGGCCCACGTCAACAAGCTCAAGAACGTGCAGAACTACGACCGGGCGATGGCCGCGCGCGGGGAGGGAGTCGGGCAGCGCAACGCCCTGCACTTGACCCTCGTCGGCCCTCCGGGGACGGCCAAGACATCCATCGCACGCGTGATGGGCAAGATGTACTTCGGCCTCGGCATCCTCACCTCGCCGGAGTTCATCGAGGTCTCACGCAAGGATCTCGTCGGTGGAGTGATCGGCGAGACCGAGGCCAAGACCGGCGCCACCCTCGACCGTGCCCGAGGTCGCATCCTGTTCGTCGACGAGGCCCCCGAACTGTACAAGGAAGACAACGAGCGCGACTTCGGCCGCATCGCACTCGACGTGATCATGAAGTTCGCCGAAGATCACCGCGACGACACCATGGTCGCCCTGGCCGGCTACGCCAGCGACATGAACCGCCTCCTATCGGCCAACCCCGGCCTGCGGTCGCGGTTCCCCACCCAGCTCGAATTCAGCTCCTACAGCGCCAACGAGCTGAGCCAGATCGCCGCGCTGTTCGCCGACAACTACCGCGTGCTCGTTGCACCCGAGGCGGTCGACACCTTCAACCGATACACCACCTGGCTTACCTCGACGCTGAGCAACAACCCCAAGAACCCCACCGAGCTGCTCATCGACATCGCCGGTAACGGCCGCTACGTGCGCAACGTCATGTCCGAAGCCGTCGAGAAGATGAAAGCGCGGGTCGTCGCCGACGCCTCGATCGACCTAGCCACCGCTGACCTCAACGTGCTGCGGACCGTGGTCGCCTCCGACATGGCCGATGCCGTCGGTACGGTCCTCAACGCCGCCGGGATTCCAACCGGCGGGCAGGGGTGA